One window of the Betaproteobacteria bacterium genome contains the following:
- a CDS encoding type IV toxin-antitoxin system AbiEi family antitoxin domain-containing protein — MGNVSHHLSGLGKLDRERLSAVMRGTKGTITNEQAARVMGLDQADASKLLARWCKKGWLSRVARGLYVPVPLEAERSDLPLEDSWLVAVSLYSPCYIGGWSAAEHWDLTEQIFRTTVVMTTTRPRNRKPTLKGAAFWLSTIAPEKMFGLKTVWRGSVKVSVSDPSRTMLDMLSDPQLGGGIRSVQDMFRNYLGSDAKNLDQLMEYAERLGNGAVFKRLGFLLEANAPQEAEAIERCQRHLTMGNARIDPKMPAEALVMRWRLWVPRDWKAGVK; from the coding sequence ATGGGGAACGTAAGCCATCACCTGTCTGGTCTAGGCAAGCTTGACCGCGAGCGCTTGTCCGCCGTCATGCGCGGCACAAAGGGAACGATCACCAATGAGCAAGCCGCGAGGGTCATGGGGCTTGACCAGGCTGACGCATCGAAGTTGCTGGCACGGTGGTGCAAGAAGGGCTGGTTGTCGCGGGTCGCCCGAGGGCTTTACGTGCCCGTGCCGTTGGAGGCCGAGCGGTCTGATTTGCCACTCGAAGATTCCTGGCTGGTCGCCGTCAGTCTCTATTCGCCGTGCTACATCGGCGGCTGGAGTGCGGCTGAGCATTGGGATCTGACCGAACAGATTTTTCGGACAACGGTGGTGATGACCACGACGCGTCCACGGAACAGAAAGCCCACGCTCAAAGGGGCGGCATTTTGGCTCTCCACCATTGCCCCGGAAAAAATGTTCGGCCTGAAGACGGTTTGGCGCGGCTCGGTGAAAGTCTCCGTTTCCGACCCCAGCAGAACCATGCTGGACATGTTGTCCGATCCCCAGCTTGGCGGTGGCATTCGCTCCGTCCAGGATATGTTCAGAAACTACCTCGGTTCCGATGCCAAGAACCTCGACCAGTTGATGGAGTATGCCGAGCGTCTGGGTAACGGCGCAGTATTCAAACGCCTGGGGTTTCTGTTGGAAGCGAACGCTCCGCAGGAGGCCGAGGCAATCGAGCGATGCCAGCGCCATCTGACGATGGGCAACGCACGCATCGATCCCAAAATGCCTGCCGAGGCGTTGGTGATGCGGTGGCGGCTCTGGGTGCCCCGCGACTGGAAGGCGGGTGTGAAGTGA
- a CDS encoding YfiR family protein — translation MGTPRTVCTLLLCLAVCGPVGPARAQPAGDVALRVAVLYNIVQFVQWPEGSAGAKDFHFCVVEGDELAAGLGTLEGQPLGAGKVRVRTVASGQLTGCQAVYLPAAGIAAPRAGREAGLLTLSSGHGLVEQGVMVNVVQDGKRVAFDIGLGALRRAGMSVSAKVLRLARYVKED, via the coding sequence ATGGGGACGCCGCGCACCGTCTGTACCCTGCTCCTCTGCCTTGCCGTGTGCGGCCCGGTGGGGCCGGCGCGGGCTCAGCCGGCGGGGGACGTGGCCCTGCGGGTGGCGGTGCTCTACAACATCGTCCAGTTCGTGCAATGGCCGGAGGGGAGCGCAGGGGCCAAGGATTTTCACTTCTGTGTGGTGGAGGGGGATGAACTGGCGGCGGGACTCGGCACCCTGGAGGGCCAGCCCCTGGGGGCGGGGAAGGTCCGGGTGCGTACCGTGGCGTCCGGGCAACTGACCGGCTGCCAGGCGGTCTACCTGCCTGCGGCGGGCATTGCCGCCCCCCGTGCCGGCCGCGAGGCCGGGCTGCTTACCCTGTCCAGCGGCCACGGTCTGGTGGAGCAGGGGGTAATGGTCAATGTGGTGCAGGACGGCAAGCGTGTCGCTTTCGACATCGGACTGGGCGCCCTGCGCCGCGCCGGCATGTCGGTCAGCGCCAAGGTGCTGCGTCTCGCGCGCTACGTGAAGGAGGATTGA
- a CDS encoding nucleoside 2-deoxyribosyltransferase domain-containing protein, which produces MRVIRSPEALTTLPAERSVFLAGSIDMGTSEDWQSALAQALAGTEGVLFNPRRENWDSSWPADVVSPPFAQQVEWELDAMEAAGLIVFYFAPTSQAPISLLELGLAARTGKALVCCPPGYWRKGNVDMVCRYYGMPMVETLAQLAQGIRGFCVAGRPG; this is translated from the coding sequence TTGCGCGTAATCCGATCCCCTGAAGCCCTCACGACCTTGCCTGCCGAGCGCAGCGTGTTTCTGGCGGGGTCGATCGACATGGGGACGTCCGAAGACTGGCAATCCGCGCTGGCGCAAGCGCTGGCCGGCACCGAGGGCGTTCTGTTCAACCCGCGCCGGGAAAATTGGGATTCCAGTTGGCCGGCGGATGTGGTGTCGCCCCCTTTTGCGCAGCAGGTGGAGTGGGAGCTGGACGCCATGGAAGCCGCGGGCCTCATCGTCTTCTACTTCGCGCCGACTTCCCAGGCGCCCATCAGCCTGCTGGAGCTGGGTCTGGCCGCGCGTACGGGCAAGGCCCTGGTGTGCTGCCCGCCGGGCTACTGGCGCAAAGGCAATGTGGACATGGTGTGTCGCTACTACGGCATGCCCATGGTCGAGACCCTGGCGCAATTGGCGCAAGGCATCCGAGGCTTCTGCGTGGCGGGCCGGCCGGGGTGA
- a CDS encoding class I SAM-dependent methyltransferase has translation MAQLILLPGKERSALKRHPWLFAGSVGRLEGRARPGDTVEVLADDGRSLGRAAYSPKSQIRARFWTFDGAESVDDAFFKRRVAAAVARRAALPELAGQEGLRLIHGESDGLPGVIADRYGDTVVVQLTSAGAEKWRGAIVAALVKATGCARVFERSDSDVRGLEGLEPTTGWVHGEAPAVPLAILENGVRLGVDIAGGHKTGFYLDQRDNRLLLGQMAAGKDVLNCFCYTGGFSLQALAGGAASVLSIDSSGPALDQARANLALNPALPADRTEWLEADVFQALRDFRKGGRQFDLIVLDPPKFAPSAAHAERAARAYKDINLLGCRLLRPGGLLMSYSCSGGIGLELFQKIVAGAALDAGREARIVRRLAGAADHPVGLNFPEGEYLKGLLVQVD, from the coding sequence ATGGCTCAACTCATCCTCCTCCCCGGCAAGGAGCGCTCGGCGCTCAAACGCCACCCCTGGCTCTTCGCCGGCTCCGTCGGCCGGCTGGAAGGCCGGGCCCGTCCTGGCGACACGGTGGAAGTGCTGGCCGACGACGGCCGCTCCCTGGGCCGCGCCGCCTACAGCCCGAAATCCCAGATCCGCGCCCGTTTCTGGACCTTCGATGGCGCCGAGTCCGTCGACGATGCCTTCTTCAAGCGCCGTGTCGCCGCCGCCGTGGCCCGCCGCGCGGCCCTGCCGGAGCTTGCCGGGCAGGAGGGGCTGCGCCTGATTCACGGCGAATCCGATGGTCTGCCCGGGGTCATCGCCGACCGCTATGGCGACACGGTGGTGGTGCAGCTCACCTCGGCTGGCGCCGAAAAATGGCGCGGCGCCATCGTCGCCGCCCTGGTCAAGGCCACCGGCTGCGCCCGGGTCTTCGAGCGTTCCGATTCCGACGTGCGGGGCCTGGAAGGCCTGGAGCCCACCACCGGCTGGGTGCATGGCGAGGCGCCGGCCGTGCCGCTCGCCATCCTGGAAAACGGTGTCCGCCTGGGGGTCGACATCGCCGGCGGCCATAAGACCGGCTTCTACCTGGACCAGCGCGACAACCGCCTGCTCCTGGGCCAAATGGCGGCGGGCAAGGACGTCCTCAACTGTTTCTGCTACACGGGGGGATTTTCCTTGCAGGCCCTGGCCGGGGGCGCGGCCAGCGTGCTCTCCATCGATTCCTCCGGTCCCGCCCTGGACCAGGCCCGGGCCAATCTGGCGCTCAACCCGGCCTTGCCCGCCGACCGGACCGAGTGGCTGGAGGCCGACGTCTTCCAGGCCCTGCGGGATTTCAGGAAGGGCGGGCGGCAATTCGACCTCATCGTCCTCGACCCGCCCAAGTTCGCCCCTTCCGCCGCCCACGCGGAGCGCGCGGCCCGGGCCTACAAGGACATCAACCTGCTGGGCTGCCGCCTGTTGCGGCCGGGGGGGCTGCTCATGAGCTATTCCTGCTCCGGCGGCATCGGGCTGGAGCTGTTCCAGAAAATCGTCGCCGGCGCCGCCCTGGACGCCGGCCGCGAGGCGCGCATCGTGCGCCGGCTGGCGGGGGCGGCGGATCATCCCGTCGGTTTGAACTTCCCGGAAGGGGAATACCTCAAGGGCTTGCTGGTGCAAGTCGATTGA
- a CDS encoding DUF2188 domain-containing protein → MTGKNQWVVPVNGGDQWGVRGEGNDRITSIHDTQQEAIDRARGIAINQQSELFIQRRDGQIRERNSYGNDPYPPKG, encoded by the coding sequence ATGACCGGAAAGAACCAATGGGTTGTACCCGTCAATGGCGGCGATCAGTGGGGCGTGCGCGGAGAAGGCAACGACCGCATCACATCCATCCATGACACGCAGCAAGAGGCGATTGACCGCGCGCGGGGCATCGCCATCAACCAACAGAGTGAGTTGTTCATCCAAAGACGAGACGGGCAGATCCGTGAGCGCAACAGCTACGGCAACGACCCGTACCCGCCCAAGGGATGA
- a CDS encoding EAL domain-containing protein: protein MRGGKRRRIREIVISTGVTLCLVGVLAVIQHFIWQAAAERGLLSLARVVGSNSTAALAFGNAADAAEILAACESAPAVTRARLVLPGGRVIAQYSAAHGEPLLLGLPMPAIAVDEAIQLQGRAVGRIEMSASLEPVFRQTLYFLGSGLAVVCIGAILAAFFSARLRQSVVFAEERMAYLALYDTLTGLPNRNSFRDALDAAVARLRRDGREFAVLFVDFDGFKQVNDTHGHAAGDQVLIDLGKRLERSLRANDFVARISGDEFVVLLDQPDSAEAVGRIAAKLVELMGQPIRVGERSITVGASVGVALAPADGVTANELLQRADAAMYHAKQRGKNGYQFFSSVIEQQTRQRLELEQALREACAREQFRLVYQPIYDLRSGRVASAEALLRWNHPQRGPVSPAEFIPVAEDCGLIPEIGLAVLRRVAADLVGLAAKGIAIPPLAVNLSFRQFARNEGEALFFRELDRLGLAPDRIEFELTESVSLNEAQGGRALVERLEARGYRLAVDDFGTGYSSLGALCGMKNAKLKIDRSLIRAMGEGSQGLAIVDAVLRMARALSIPVVAEGIETEAELSTLYALDCDYGQGFLLAKPISVDELTVLLAAEAIPA, encoded by the coding sequence TTGCGGGGAGGAAAGCGCCGCCGCATTCGCGAAATCGTCATCAGCACCGGGGTGACCCTGTGTCTGGTGGGGGTTCTGGCGGTGATCCAGCATTTCATCTGGCAGGCGGCGGCGGAGCGGGGACTGCTCTCCCTGGCCCGGGTGGTGGGCAGCAACAGCACCGCTGCCCTGGCCTTCGGCAACGCGGCGGACGCGGCGGAAATCCTGGCGGCCTGCGAATCGGCGCCGGCGGTGACCCGGGCGCGCCTGGTCCTGCCCGGCGGGCGGGTCATCGCCCAATATTCCGCGGCGCACGGGGAGCCGCTGCTGCTCGGCTTGCCCATGCCCGCAATTGCCGTGGATGAAGCGATCCAGCTCCAGGGCCGCGCCGTGGGGCGCATCGAGATGAGCGCGTCCCTGGAGCCGGTTTTCCGGCAGACGCTCTATTTCCTCGGCTCCGGCCTGGCGGTGGTGTGCATAGGCGCCATCCTGGCAGCCTTCTTTTCGGCGCGCCTGCGGCAAAGCGTTGTGTTCGCAGAGGAGCGCATGGCCTATCTGGCCCTCTACGACACCCTGACCGGCCTGCCCAACCGCAATTCCTTCCGCGACGCCCTGGATGCCGCGGTGGCCCGCCTGCGCCGGGACGGACGCGAATTCGCAGTGCTTTTCGTCGATTTCGACGGTTTCAAGCAGGTCAACGACACCCACGGCCACGCGGCGGGGGACCAGGTGCTCATCGATCTGGGCAAGCGTCTGGAACGCTCGCTGCGGGCCAACGACTTTGTCGCCCGCATTTCCGGCGACGAGTTCGTCGTCCTCCTGGATCAGCCCGACAGCGCCGAAGCCGTGGGGCGCATTGCCGCCAAGCTGGTGGAATTGATGGGTCAGCCGATTCGCGTCGGCGAGCGCTCGATCACGGTGGGCGCCAGTGTGGGCGTTGCCCTGGCCCCCGCCGACGGCGTGACGGCCAATGAACTCCTGCAGCGGGCCGACGCCGCCATGTACCACGCCAAGCAGCGGGGCAAGAACGGCTACCAGTTTTTCTCCAGCGTCATCGAGCAGCAGACCCGTCAGCGGCTGGAGCTGGAGCAGGCCCTGCGCGAGGCTTGTGCCCGGGAGCAGTTCCGGCTGGTCTATCAACCCATCTACGATCTCAGGTCCGGCCGGGTGGCCAGCGCCGAGGCCCTGCTGCGCTGGAATCACCCGCAACGGGGGCCGGTGTCCCCGGCGGAATTCATCCCGGTGGCGGAGGACTGCGGGCTCATTCCCGAAATCGGCCTTGCGGTCCTGCGCCGGGTGGCGGCCGACCTGGTCGGGCTGGCCGCCAAGGGCATTGCCATTCCGCCTTTGGCGGTGAATCTCTCCTTTCGGCAGTTTGCCCGCAACGAGGGAGAGGCGCTTTTCTTCCGGGAACTGGATCGTCTAGGCCTGGCTCCGGACCGGATCGAGTTCGAACTGACCGAGAGTGTTTCCCTCAACGAGGCCCAGGGCGGCCGCGCCCTGGTCGAACGCCTGGAAGCCCGCGGCTATCGCCTGGCCGTCGACGATTTCGGCACCGGCTACAGTTCCCTGGGCGCCCTGTGCGGCATGAAGAACGCCAAGCTCAAGATCGACCGCAGCCTGATCCGGGCCATGGGGGAAGGCAGCCAGGGTCTGGCCATCGTCGATGCCGTCCTGCGCATGGCCCGGGCCCTGTCGATCCCGGTGGTTGCGGAAGGGATCGAGACCGAGGCGGAACTTTCCACCCTCTACGCCCTGGATTGTGATTACGGGCAGGGATTCCTGCTGGCCAAGCCCATCAGTGTGGATGAGCTGACCGTTCTGCTGGCCGCGGAGGCGATCCCCGCCTGA
- a CDS encoding GTPase domain-containing protein, with product MEKRYVATLSRSQGRSAWAVIFRHPIRVDPNTGRNGLRVRQGLGTSDDAEANDLKEQLNQLLGDESYWSLPAKAEAEKRFHRRVVEIFYHGMEPEERDFGAIRESIIPLPTSEDSDYRRALLLGTTGAGKTTLLRQLIGTDPETERFPSTSTAKTTVHETEVVLAHGPYKAVVTFFPIDEVREHLNECISEAVLSAYRGDGDGEVLRKLLMHVNQRFRFNYVLGNGPLAAHTDDDDDEDAAAEPTEEAAADDAIDLESSNALLSETLSALHTIAARHGDQLKTELGAIDERDQRVVDELFEEELDRRLREDDEFHRVSDELMDEIELRFSLLADGTVRRNKQGWPQSWSWETDDRATFVKTVTRFSSNHSPRFGRLLTPLVNGVRVSGAFLPAWSGGQQPKLVLLDGEGLGHTPKSVAAISTSLTRRIESTDAIVLVDNAVQPMQAAPVAAMKEMITSGSASKLLLVFTHFDEVKGDNLPNADAKERHVLDSAENVLASIGEELGPFAERALRWRLNEACFFVGGIDEDLDATKKAQKRTIGQLQALLAAIDTIVETPAPVLAKPVYDRMNLVLAVKNAAESFHDAWWPRLGLTCKPGVGKEHWKRIWALSRRLSTPGLSDEYDNLKPVADLRKQIQDRLYILLQNPLRWDPIEPTDDTHKQQVFDGVANTLSAKILDLATRRVRAERMPEWQSAFNQSGRGSSYARASIIGERIYDRAAPIPDVTPSPDRNSFLHEVAAVVEGVCQEMGATLS from the coding sequence ATGGAGAAGCGATATGTCGCCACCCTGAGCCGGTCGCAGGGTCGCAGCGCGTGGGCTGTTATCTTTCGGCATCCGATAAGGGTCGACCCGAATACCGGGAGAAATGGCCTCCGAGTGCGGCAGGGACTTGGAACTTCCGATGATGCCGAAGCCAATGATCTGAAGGAACAGCTTAATCAACTCCTGGGCGACGAATCCTATTGGAGCCTGCCGGCAAAGGCAGAGGCTGAAAAGCGGTTCCACCGCCGGGTCGTAGAGATCTTTTATCACGGCATGGAACCGGAGGAGCGCGACTTTGGCGCCATTCGTGAGTCGATCATTCCTCTGCCGACATCGGAGGACTCCGACTATCGGCGAGCATTGCTCCTCGGAACGACGGGCGCCGGCAAGACGACGCTGCTGCGGCAACTGATCGGCACGGACCCCGAGACCGAGCGCTTTCCGTCGACCTCGACGGCGAAAACCACCGTGCATGAGACCGAGGTCGTACTTGCGCACGGCCCGTACAAGGCGGTGGTCACCTTCTTTCCCATCGACGAAGTCCGCGAGCATCTGAATGAGTGCATCTCGGAGGCCGTTTTGTCCGCATACCGGGGAGACGGTGACGGCGAAGTGCTGCGCAAGTTGTTGATGCACGTGAACCAACGGTTCCGCTTCAACTACGTGCTTGGCAATGGACCTCTGGCCGCGCACACCGACGACGACGATGACGAGGACGCCGCCGCTGAGCCGACTGAGGAGGCTGCCGCTGACGACGCGATTGATCTCGAATCCTCCAATGCGTTGTTGTCCGAGACGCTGTCCGCGCTGCACACCATCGCGGCCCGTCACGGCGACCAACTCAAGACCGAACTTGGTGCCATCGACGAGAGGGATCAGCGAGTCGTCGACGAGTTATTCGAGGAGGAACTTGACCGCCGGCTTCGGGAAGATGACGAGTTCCACCGTGTCAGCGACGAACTCATGGACGAAATCGAACTTCGCTTCTCGCTGCTGGCCGATGGTACGGTGCGCCGCAACAAGCAGGGCTGGCCGCAGTCGTGGTCATGGGAGACGGATGACCGCGCGACGTTCGTCAAGACGGTCACGCGCTTCTCCAGCAACCACTCCCCTCGCTTCGGACGTCTGCTGACGCCGCTGGTGAATGGCGTCCGCGTGTCAGGCGCGTTCCTGCCCGCATGGAGCGGCGGGCAGCAGCCAAAACTTGTGCTTCTCGATGGTGAGGGACTTGGCCATACGCCCAAATCGGTCGCGGCCATCTCGACCTCGCTGACCCGGCGCATCGAGTCGACTGACGCCATCGTGCTCGTCGACAACGCTGTTCAGCCGATGCAGGCCGCACCGGTAGCTGCCATGAAGGAGATGATCACCTCTGGCAGCGCCAGCAAACTGCTACTCGTGTTCACCCACTTCGACGAAGTCAAGGGCGACAACCTGCCCAACGCAGACGCCAAGGAGCGGCACGTCCTGGATTCCGCCGAGAACGTCTTGGCTTCGATCGGCGAGGAACTCGGTCCGTTCGCGGAGCGCGCCCTTCGCTGGCGTTTGAACGAGGCGTGCTTTTTCGTCGGCGGGATCGATGAGGATCTGGATGCCACGAAGAAGGCTCAGAAGCGGACCATCGGCCAGTTGCAGGCGCTGCTGGCCGCCATCGACACCATCGTGGAGACGCCAGCGCCAGTCCTCGCGAAGCCGGTGTATGACCGGATGAATCTCGTTCTGGCCGTTAAGAACGCGGCCGAAAGCTTCCACGATGCGTGGTGGCCACGGCTAGGCCTCACGTGCAAGCCAGGTGTCGGGAAGGAACATTGGAAGCGCATTTGGGCGTTGAGCCGCCGCCTCAGCACGCCAGGACTCAGCGACGAGTACGACAACCTCAAGCCGGTAGCGGACCTTCGTAAACAGATCCAGGATCGCCTGTACATCCTGTTGCAAAACCCACTGCGCTGGGACCCCATCGAACCTACGGACGATACCCACAAACAGCAGGTTTTTGACGGGGTTGCCAATACGCTTTCGGCCAAGATTCTCGATCTTGCAACCCGCCGGGTGCGCGCAGAGCGCATGCCGGAGTGGCAATCGGCATTTAACCAGTCAGGCCGGGGCTCTAGCTATGCGCGTGCCTCAATCATCGGCGAGCGGATCTATGACCGTGCCGCCCCCATTCCGGACGTGACGCCCTCGCCAGATCGGAACTCCTTTCTGCACGAAGTTGCTGCTGTCGTCGAAGGTGTTTGCCAAGAGATGGGGGCGACCCTTAGCTAA
- a CDS encoding nucleotidyl transferase AbiEii/AbiGii toxin family protein, whose product MIEKQEISELARELSLDLHVVEKDYVLGWLLAGIAANPQLSENWVFKGGTCLKKCYFETYRFSEDLDFTVTEEAQLDEEYLLQAFRQMAEWVYEQSGIEIPGEQIRFKLSVLDGGRYAEGRVYYVGPLMQKRNLARIKFDLTSKEKLVLPPQKRVVHHPYSDCPDDGIHVLSYCFEEVFAEKMRALAERERPRDLYDVVHLYRHDEIQPDRGVVLKTLQEKCAFKGIPVPTIESLQREDAKIKLAAEWEDMLAHQLPVLPDLEQFWNEIPNVFRWLYGEAEKPSLGSAPIVGSLDSAWQPPAMVYSWRTAIPLESVRFAAANRLCVNLRYQDSWRLIEPYSLRRSMDGNLLLCAVKHETGESRTYRVDRIQGVEVSRTPFTPRYQIELTPTGPLAAPPVQRLAAPRQSINSRPRVSAGRATKTLTGQTGPTYVFKCPSCGKQFRRKTYDATLPSHKNKNGFQCFGGFGSLVKTEY is encoded by the coding sequence GTGATCGAAAAGCAGGAAATCTCGGAACTGGCGCGCGAGCTTTCGCTGGATCTGCACGTCGTCGAAAAGGACTACGTCCTCGGTTGGCTGCTGGCCGGCATTGCCGCGAATCCTCAGCTTTCGGAAAACTGGGTCTTCAAGGGCGGAACGTGCTTGAAGAAATGCTACTTTGAGACGTACCGGTTTTCCGAGGACCTCGATTTCACGGTGACGGAGGAAGCACAACTCGACGAGGAGTACCTGCTGCAGGCATTCCGTCAAATGGCGGAATGGGTCTATGAGCAGAGCGGCATCGAGATTCCTGGAGAGCAGATTCGGTTCAAGTTGTCAGTGCTCGACGGCGGTCGGTACGCGGAGGGGCGCGTCTATTACGTCGGCCCCCTCATGCAGAAGCGCAACTTGGCGCGAATCAAGTTCGACCTGACCAGCAAGGAGAAACTCGTTCTGCCGCCACAGAAAAGGGTGGTGCATCACCCCTACAGCGACTGTCCCGATGATGGCATCCATGTCTTGAGCTACTGCTTCGAGGAGGTTTTTGCCGAGAAGATGCGAGCTTTGGCCGAGCGGGAGCGCCCGCGTGATCTCTACGATGTCGTGCATCTGTACCGGCATGATGAGATTCAACCTGACCGGGGTGTGGTCCTGAAAACGCTGCAGGAAAAATGCGCGTTCAAGGGCATCCCTGTCCCGACCATCGAAAGCCTGCAGCGTGAGGATGCCAAGATCAAGCTGGCCGCCGAGTGGGAGGACATGCTCGCCCATCAGTTGCCTGTCTTGCCCGACCTCGAGCAGTTCTGGAACGAGATTCCGAACGTTTTTCGCTGGCTCTATGGTGAAGCAGAAAAGCCCTCACTGGGATCGGCGCCAATCGTTGGCTCGTTGGACAGCGCATGGCAACCGCCGGCGATGGTTTATTCATGGCGCACAGCAATTCCGCTGGAGTCCGTGAGATTCGCTGCCGCCAACCGACTGTGCGTCAATTTGCGCTATCAGGACTCTTGGCGACTGATCGAGCCGTACTCGCTTCGCCGCAGCATGGACGGAAATCTGCTGCTTTGTGCCGTCAAGCATGAAACCGGGGAATCCAGAACTTACCGGGTGGATCGGATTCAAGGTGTCGAGGTCAGCAGAACGCCATTCACCCCCCGGTACCAGATCGAGCTGACCCCGACCGGGCCATTGGCGGCACCGCCGGTTCAACGCCTTGCCGCACCAAGACAATCGATCAACTCGCGACCAAGGGTCTCGGCTGGCAGAGCCACAAAAACGCTGACCGGGCAGACTGGGCCCACCTATGTGTTCAAGTGTCCGAGTTGTGGGAAGCAATTCCGCCGGAAAACCTATGACGCAACATTGCCATCCCACAAGAACAAAAATGGCTTCCAGTGCTTCGGGGGCTTTGGTTCGTTGGTGAAAACGGAATATTGA
- a CDS encoding TonB-dependent receptor: MMTGLPAAAQELATLDTLHLPLESLLKLEVSSVSKFPQTTLDAPALVRVVERDDMRAFGYRTVADALRGLPGIDVTQDHSYSFLGVRGFNRPDDYGSRVLLLVDGLRLNDGIYDQAQVGSEAILDTPILKRVEYFAGPTSSLYGGNGLFGVVNLVTRSGAEIDGWEPRVEIGTRRSRRSSLAFGRTLAGGQDVVFYASLADDGGGSLRFDEYGASASRLDGDRYAKFFAKFTAGGLRLSAGFNRRTKDNPAAPYGTRFGVASEGMDEQAFVEAAYESMPGETLSRLVRLYANHYRYRADWPFAGTPNYVNRDRAQAQVAGGEYRLTYRGLANHVVVGGVEVRRNWRLDQGNADLNPAFTYLDVRRAANTAGAYAQDEWRLSERWLFNAGLRFDKVSDFSGEWSPRLAAIYRPDGATAIKLLYGRAFRAPNQYERFYGDGNVTQKPSPGAKPERITTQELALEHFLGREFRLGASLFHYDLEGALEQRIDPADGLSRYVNGGNIHVVGGEIEAEYRNEAGLRLKSSLTHQEARDEDRRWLTNSPRNLAKVQAYFPALAGWDVGVEFLGTGRRRTQLGDVGGYGLVNLTVNRRLGAEAEVRLGVTDLGNRRHRDPTPGYYAPIDAMPQVGRQAFLQWLGHF; this comes from the coding sequence ATGATGACGGGCCTGCCCGCGGCGGCGCAGGAACTCGCCACCCTGGATACCCTGCATCTGCCGCTGGAGAGCCTCCTCAAGCTGGAGGTGTCCTCGGTTTCCAAGTTTCCCCAGACCACCCTGGATGCGCCGGCCCTGGTGCGCGTGGTGGAGCGTGACGACATGCGCGCCTTCGGTTACCGCACGGTGGCGGACGCCCTGCGGGGCTTGCCCGGCATCGACGTGACACAGGACCATTCCTACAGCTTTCTCGGGGTGCGGGGCTTCAACCGGCCGGATGACTACGGCAGCCGCGTCCTCCTGCTGGTGGACGGCCTGCGCCTCAACGACGGCATCTACGACCAGGCCCAGGTGGGCAGCGAGGCCATTCTCGATACCCCGATCCTGAAGCGGGTCGAGTATTTCGCCGGGCCCACTTCTTCCCTCTACGGGGGCAATGGCCTGTTCGGCGTGGTCAATCTGGTCACCCGCAGCGGGGCCGAGATCGACGGCTGGGAGCCGCGGGTGGAGATCGGTACCCGCCGCAGCCGGCGCTCCAGCCTGGCCTTCGGGCGCACCCTGGCCGGCGGGCAGGATGTGGTCTTCTACGCGAGTCTCGCCGACGACGGGGGCGGTAGTCTGCGCTTCGACGAGTACGGGGCCAGCGCCAGTCGCCTGGATGGAGACCGCTACGCCAAGTTCTTCGCCAAATTCACGGCCGGGGGGCTGCGCCTCTCGGCGGGCTTCAACCGGCGGACCAAGGACAATCCGGCGGCGCCCTACGGCACCCGCTTCGGTGTGGCTTCGGAAGGCATGGACGAGCAGGCCTTTGTCGAAGCGGCCTACGAATCCATGCCCGGCGAAACCCTGAGCCGCCTGGTGCGGCTATACGCCAACCACTATCGTTACCGCGCCGACTGGCCGTTTGCCGGCACGCCGAATTATGTGAATCGCGACCGGGCCCAGGCCCAGGTGGCGGGGGGCGAGTATCGCCTGACCTATCGGGGCCTGGCCAACCATGTCGTGGTCGGCGGGGTGGAAGTGCGGCGCAACTGGCGCCTCGATCAGGGCAATGCGGACCTCAACCCGGCCTTCACCTACCTCGACGTACGCCGCGCCGCCAATACGGCGGGCGCCTACGCGCAGGACGAATGGCGCCTTTCCGAACGCTGGCTGTTCAACGCCGGCCTGCGCTTCGACAAGGTGAGCGACTTTTCCGGCGAGTGGTCGCCGCGGCTGGCGGCCATCTACCGGCCCGACGGGGCGACGGCGATCAAGCTGCTCTACGGCCGCGCCTTCCGCGCACCCAATCAGTACGAGCGCTTCTACGGGGACGGTAACGTCACCCAGAAGCCCTCCCCGGGGGCGAAGCCGGAACGCATCACCACCCAGGAACTGGCGCTGGAACATTTCCTGGGGCGCGAATTCCGGCTGGGGGCGAGCCTCTTCCATTACGACCTGGAAGGCGCCCTGGAGCAGCGGATCGACCCTGCCGACGGCCTTTCCCGCTACGTGAACGGTGGCAACATCCATGTGGTGGGGGGCGAGATCGAGGCCGAGTACCGCAACGAGGCTGGCCTGCGCCTCAAAAGCAGCCTCACCCACCAGGAGGCCCGGGATGAGGACAGGCGCTGGCTGACCAACTCCCCCCGCAACCTGGCCAAAGTGCAGGCCTATTTTCCTGCCCTGGCGGGCTGGGACGTGGGGGTCGAATTCCTGGGCACCGGCCGGCGGCGCACCCAGCTGGGCGACGTGGGAGGCTACGGCCTGGTCAACCTGACCGTGAACCGCCGCCTGGGGGCGGAGGCGGAAGTGCGCCTGGGGGTCACCGACCTGGGCAATCGGCGCCATCGCGATCCCACGCCGGGCTATTACGCACCCATCGACGCCATGCCCCAGGTAGGACGGCAGGCCTTCCTCCAGTGGCTGGGGCATTTCTGA